Proteins found in one Kluyveromyces marxianus DMKU3-1042 DNA, complete genome, chromosome 2 genomic segment:
- the SPO73 gene encoding Spo73p: MLNGIDQERVIEHQRGVCLFGYPFFSEKLLVPGYDPPRFLAMIGNEEDGFKSLPVMIPHGKRGNSNTKNLRKMIPLPFEGDENKAVRSRMRSTRSANTADNGLEESRDYHPHYPRDGEEWYVMMEHGVSDVDDQGWMYSWSFKSRQWKGRYGFVRKRIWIRLPSTTPELVQIHDLGSRRERMESQQSHVEEEMQQDETQDTVVDRNTALPEPNEKTDALINELKTCTLDRKRFELLNEVLHSWSKYDLMELTKEPILSSILGTFQFETSRERFRNEILDGLAK; this comes from the coding sequence ATGTTAAATGGCATAGACCAGGAACGTGTGATAGAGCATCAAAGGGGAGTATGCTTGTTTGGATACCCGTTTTTTTCTGAGAAGTTGCTTGTTCCTGGGTATGATCCACCTCGGTTTTTGGCTATGATTGGGAATGAGGAGGATGGGTTCAAGTCCTTGCCCGTGATGATTCCTCATGGCAAGCGCGGGAACTCGAATACTAAGAATCTACGGAAGATGATTCCGCTCCCGTTCGAGGGGGATGAGAACAAGGCTGTGCGGTCGCGCATGAGATCTACGAGATCTGCTAATACGGCGGATAATGGTCTCGAAGAAAGTAGGGACTACCATCCGCATTACCCACGGGATGGCGAGGAGTGGTACGTCATGATGGAGCACGGAGTTTCAGACGTGGATGACCAAGGGTGGATGTACAGTTGGTCGTTCAAATCCAGACAATGGAAGGGCAGATACGGATTCGTTAGGAAGCGTATTTGGATTCGATTACCTTCCACCACGCCAGAGCTTGTACAGATACATGATCTTGGTTCCAGGAGGGAAAGAATGGAATCCCAACAGTCGCATGTCGAAGAGGAAATGCAACAAGACGAGACTCAGGATACGGTAGTTGATCGGAATACTGCCTTGCCCGAGCCCAACGAGAAAACTGACGCCTTGATAAACGAATTGAAAACCTGTACACTAGATAGGAAAAGGTTTGAGCTGCTCAATGAAGTATTGCATTCGTGGTCAAAGTACGATCTGATGGAATTGACCAAGGAACCGATCTTATCGTCGATCCTGGGGACGTTTCAGTTTGAAACATCCAGAGAACGATTCAGAAACGAAATACTAGACGGACTAGCAAAGTGA
- the CST6 gene encoding basic leucine zipper domain-containing protein, translated as MNSDNRDPLIKVEMESSGRLNGALGSVDVPISFPDDILGGGVGTGSTNSPAITDAIPSASATAPISQVGNRIVKNGEDNSKQRSDVDGSSGVISPNAAAVAAVVANSSNFVTGPGPVPNSAPPNLNFGTSDGMVVDENTKFANSRMTNANFAMFPSYMQAHSLMDPSIQESLSPFFQPFGVDSSHFPMTNPPIFQSALATDSFNPRRRRISISNGQIGQLGEDEDNVESIYYSQPPPMPPMRSSQMQTNNSRVKMESPLTHGNSNNNDNNNSNSNSGNGNDNRNVSNSGNNNNNSDGRSVAYNMTLGANSGNFAPSTSQLYASKMSFQQLQQESKSFGQSVEEPPSGPMTREFGQNSAYAMEMSTQGSDASSVKSNGSHKSSDRHALPGTAAWKRARLLERNRIAASKCRQRKKIAQEQLQKDVVVLKNSNKIMKSKLEFYQKLVTKFKRFMELHMESCGGNKDGLTMIEEMLKIDHDLQQDDQGNLVKSNSSSDSHSNTNTNTNPNTYSYKN; from the coding sequence ATGAATTCTGATAATAGAGACCCTTTGATTAAAGTTGAGATGGAATCGTCAGGTCGTCTGAATGGAGCGTTGGGTTCTGTTGATGTGCCCATTAGTTTTCCAGACGACATCTTGGGCGGTGGTGTTGGGACCGGGTCGACGAATTCGCCGGCAATAACTGATGCGATTCCTTCTGCTTCGGCAACAGCACCTATTAGTCAAGTGGGCAACAGAATAGTGAAGAATGGTGAGGACAACAGCAAGCAACGTAGTGATGTGGATGGTAGTAGCGGAGTTATCAGTCCAAATGCGGCAGCTGTTGCAGCTGTGGTTGCCAACTCCTCAAACTTTGTGActgggcctgggcctgTGCCCAACTCTGCGCCTCCGAATTTGAACTTTGGCACTTCAGATGGAATGGTGGTTGATGAGAATACAAAATTTGCCAATAGTAGGATGACAAATGCCAACTTTGCCATGTTCCCATCGTACATGCAGGCTCACAGCCTGATGGATCCCTCGATCCAAGAGTCTTTATCGCCTTTTTTCCAACCCTTTGGCGTGGACTCGTCGCACTTCCCTATGACGAACCCTCCGATCTTCCAGAGTGCGTTGGCCACGGATTCGTTCaacccaagaagaaggagaatATCTATCTCCAACGGTCAGATCGGTCAGTTGGGAGAGGATGAAGATAACGTAGAGTCGATATATTACAGCCAGCCGCCTCCCATGCCTCCCATGCGCTCGTCTCAAATGCAAACTAACAATTCGAGGGTAAAGATGGAATCCCCACTTACTCACGGtaacagtaataataacgataacaataacagtAACAGTAATAGCGGTAACGGAAATGACAACAGAAATGTCAGTAATAGCGgaaataacaataacaatagtGATGGAAGGTCGGTAGCATACAACATGACATTAGGTGCAAATTCTGGTAATTTCGCACCTTCAACCTCGCAGCTGTATGCATCCAAGATGAGTTTCCAACAACTACAACAGGAATCCAAATCCTTCGGTCAATCCGTGGAAGAACCACCTTCCGGCCCAATGACTCGCGAATTTGGACAAAATAGCGCTTATGCTATGGAAATGTCAACACAGGGAAGCGACGCCTCTTCAGTGAAGTCGAATGGATCACATAAATCTTCAGATAGGCATGCACTACCAGGAACTGCAGCTTGGAAAAGAGCAAGACTCTTGGAAAGAAACCGTATAGCGGCTTCAAAATGTAgacaaaggaaaaaaattgCTCAGGAGCAGCTGCAGAAAGATGTCGTTGTATTAAAGAATTCGAATAAAATCATGAAGAGTAAACTAGAATTCTATCAAAAACTGGTTACGAAATTCAAAAGGTTTATGGAATTACATATGGAATCATGTGGTGGGAACAAAGACGGGCTTACTATGATTGAAGAGATGTTGAAAATTGATCATGATCTGCAGCAAGATGATCAGGGGAACCTGGTGAAATCAAATTCCAGTTCAGATTCACATtcaaacacaaacacaaacacaaaccCAAACACATATTCCTACAAGAACTGA
- the CKA1 gene encoding casein kinase 2 catalytic subunit CKA1: MRSKVWSEARVYGNANEVRGQRYWDYENTSIEWKANNSQYEVECKVGRGKYSEVFQGVQLSTREQIVIKMLKPVKKKKIKREITILANLSNEKNPPTAQPFDREKYYTNKREEVLKYARDAVYDLPHDGHQNIVTLLDVVRDPVSKTPALVFEYINNTDFRTLYATFTDLDIRYYMFELLKALDYCHSMGIMHRDVKPHNVMIDHKQRKLRLIDWGLAEFYHPSMEYNVRVASRFFKGPELLVDYRMYDYSLDLWSFGAMLASMVFLKEPFFYGSSNTDQLVKIVRVLGSDDFEKYLQKYQITLPDEFVDMDQYIRRPWQRFVNDANKHLCGNDEIIDLIDNLLRYDHQERLTCKEAMAHPWFAPIRNNEYSY; encoded by the coding sequence ATGAGGTCTAAAGTTTGGAGCGAGGCTCGAGTTTATGGCAATGCCAATGAAGTGCGTGGACAGAGGTACTGGGATTATGAAAATACATCGATAGAATGGAAGGCAAATAACTCTCAATACGAAGTTGAATGCAAAGTTGGCCGAGGCAAGTATAGTGAGGTTTTCCAAGGTGTTCAGCTATCGACTAGAGAGCAAATAGTGATAAAGATGTTGAAACCggtaaagaagaagaaaatcaagAGAGAAATTACAATTCTTGCGAATCTTTCAAATGAGAAGAACCCACCAACAGCTCAACCCTTTGATAGGGAGAAATATtatacaaacaaaagagaggAAGTACTAAAGTATGCTAGAGACGCTGTATATGATCTTCCTCACGATGGACACCAGAATATCGTCACATTATTGGATGTTGTCAGAGACCCAGTCTCCAAAACCCCTGCATTAGTCTTTGAGTATATCAACAACACCGATTTCCGTACGCTTTATGCTACCTTTACAGACCTTGATATTAGATACTATATGTTTGAGCTCCTAAAAGCATTGGATTACTGTCATTCCATGGGTATTATGCATAGAGATGTCAAACCACACAACGTCATGATTGACCACAAACAGCGCAAGTTGAGATTAATCGATTGGGGTTTAGCAGAGTTCTACCATCCTTCGATGGAATATAACGTACGTGTTGCCTCAAGGTTTTTCAAAGGACCAGAGCTTCTAGTAGACTATAGAATGTACGATTACTCATTGGATTTATGGTCATTCGGAGCAATGTTAGCATCTATGGTATTCCTGAAGGAACCATTCTTTTATGGATCAAGTAATACTGACCAATTAGTAAAAATTGTACGTGTTTTAGGAAGCGACGACTTCGAAAAATACCTACAGAAGTACCAAATAACACTTCCAGACGAATTTGTTGACATGGACCAATATATCAGAAGACCTTGGCAAAGGTTTGTTAACGATGCAAACAAGCATCTCTGTGGAAACGATGAAATAATCGACTTAATTGACAATCTCTTACGTTATGACCACCAGGAGAGATTGACATGCAAAGAAGCAATGGCCCACCCATGGTTTGCTCCAATTAGAAACAACGAGTATTCCTACTAA
- the CAP2 gene encoding F-actin-capping protein subunit beta, with amino-acid sequence MSVEEKFDAACELLCRLDPTKVKAQIQNIIALEPEIAGDLLSTIDVPLTVKKDPEANNKEFLCCDYNRDIDSHRSPWSNKYFPELSATDLEESPFPSEPLRQLELTCNDSFELYRDLYYEGGITSTYLWDVDESTDFAGVVLFKKAESDDAKWDSIHVISATHDEDGTEVTYSITTTVILHLENMSKEQQLSLSGNLTRETSKTIKMRNVTTVEQIVNAHSANLGSMVEDIESKLRSMLEVVYFEKTLDIYNALRENSSQSEKLQKEQHSELIENLQKL; translated from the coding sequence ATGTCCGTAGAAGAGAAATTTGATGCTGCTTGCGAACTTTTGTGCAGATTGGATCCTACAAAGGTGAAGGCACAGATACAAAACATCATTGCTTTGGAGCCTGAGATCGCTGGTGACTTGCTTTCCACGATAGATGTACCTTTAACAGTGAAAAAGGATCCAGAAGCTAATAATAAGGAGTTCTTATGCTGTGATTACAACCGTGATATTGATTCTCATAGATCGCCATGGTCCAACAAGTATTTCCCGGAATTGAGTGCAACCGATTTGGAAGAGAGTCCTTTCCCAAGCGAGCCCTTGAGACAGCTGGAACTCACATGCAATGACTCTTTTGAGTTATACAGAGACTTATACTATGAAGGTGGTATCACCTCTACCTATCTATGGGACGTGGATGAATCGACTGATTTTGCTGgtgttgttcttttcaagaaggCCGAATCTGATGACGCCAAATGGGACAGTATTCATGTCATCTCAGCCACTcacgatgaagatggtaCCGAAGTTACTTACTCTATCACAACAACAGTTATCTTGCATTTGGAAAATATGTCCAAAGAACAGCAATTGTCCTTGTCTGGAAACTTGACAAGAGAAACCTCGAAGACCATCAAAATGAGAAACGTTACTACTGTTGAACAGATAGTAAATGCTCACTCTGCAAACTTGGGGTCCATGGTGGAGGACATTGAATCAAAACTAAGATCAATGCTTGAAGTTGTCTACTTCGAAAAGACTCTTGACATTTACAACGCTTTAAGGGAGAATTCTAGCCAGTCTGAAAAGCTGCAAAAAGAACAGCATTCAGAGTTGATCgaaaatcttcaaaagcTCTAG
- the ERG28 gene encoding Erg28p: MLTLQQVTDYMQDVVKSLAPGYLPKWLLFISIVSIFNSVQTYVNLELTRRVYENKPEETTALSARTFGTWTLVSCIIRLYGALYITENHVYQLTFISYIIALFHFGTELVVFRTCKIGKGFLGPLVVSTTSLVWMYNQKEFYTGIPFPF, encoded by the coding sequence ATGTTGACGTTGCAACAGGTTACCGACTACATGCAAGATGTTGTAAAGTCATTGGCTCCAGGTTATTTGCCAAAATGGCTACTTTTCATCTCAATCGTTTCCATCTTTAACTCTGTCCAAACATATGTCAACCTTGAATTAACGCGTAGAGTGTATGAAAACAAGCCTGAGGAAACCACCGCATTGAGTGCTCGTACGTTTGGTACATGGACTCTTGTGTCGTGTATCATTAGATTATATGGTGCTTTGTACATAACAGAAAACCATGTTTACCAATTGACCTTTATTTCGTACATCATCGCATTATTCCACTTTGGTACGGAATTGGTGGTTTTCCGTACCTGCAAAATAGGCAAGGGATTCTTGGGCCCACTAGTTGTTTCAACCACTTCCTTGGTTTGGATGTACAACCAAAAGGAATTCTACACCGGTATTCCATTCCCATTCTAA
- the BCY1 gene encoding cAMP-dependent protein kinase regulatory subunit BCY1, giving the protein MSDFKTELNLFSREVEQKQPVDFLQFAANYFNKRLEQQRTFVRNQESLALSKGIVLFPSTTKHDSVAASSASISQGGSKAGTAPPENLVDEDVMFKSPFGDRGPHSKDTVEDASVDSGAPDAPDSNVGLAGGRNSPGLFKGGFNVGTESGKKANASLDPMAPEPAYQQHNRPRKSVVNPKPLPINFNAQRRTSVSAETLQPDHLDNWKPENFQEKTPEQIKRLEKAVGRNFLFNKLDSDSKKLVINSLEEKHVAKGEEIIKQGDEGDYFYIVEDGTVEFYVNNQKVNTSSSGSSFGELALMYNSPRAATVIAATDCVLWALDRLTFRRILLGGSFKKRILYDDLLKNIPILKSLSTYDRAKLADALDTEYYEAGDVIIKEGDTGENFYFIEYGEAEVSKENQGVITKLGKGDYFGEVALLNDLPRQATVTATTRTKVATLGKSGFQRLLGPVVDVLKLNDPTRSDH; this is encoded by the coding sequence ATGTCAGATTTCAAGACGGAACTAAATTTGTTCTCGAGAGAAGTGGAGCAGAAACAGCCTGTTGATTTTCTCCAGTTTGCTGCGAATTATTTCAATAAGAGGTTAGAGCAGCAACGTACTTTTGTGAGGAACCAGGAGTCATTGGCACTAAGTAAAGGGattgttttgtttcccAGCACCACGAAACATGATTCTGTAGCTGCATCATCTGCTTCTATTTCACAAGGAGGCAGCAAGGCAGGAACAGCCCCACCGGAGAACCTTGTTGATGAGGACGTAATGTTCAAGTCACCATTTGGTGACCGTGGTCCACACTCTAAGGATACTGTAGAGGATGCATCTGTGGATTCAGGCGCACCAGATGCACCAGATAGCAACGTTGGGTTAGCTGGTGGACGTAACTCCCCGGGGTTATTTAAGGGAGGATTCAATGTGGGGACAGAATCCGGGAAAAAGGCCAATGCTTCTTTGGACCCCATGGCCCCTGAGCCTGCATACCAGCAACACAACCGTCCAAGGAAGTCAGTGGTAAATCCTAAACCATTGCCTATCAATTTCAACGCCCAAAGACGTACTTCGGTGAGTGCGGAAACTTTACAACCGGACCATCTAGATAACTGGAAGCCAGAAAacttccaagaaaagacTCCTGAACAAATTAAAAGGTTAGAGAAGGCTGTTGGAAGAAACTTCTTATTCAATAAGCTAGATTCAGACTCTAAAAAGCTCGTGATTAATTCTTTAGAGGAAAAACATGTGGCAAAGGGCgaagaaatcatcaaaCAGGGAGATGAAGGTGACTATTTCTACATTGTGGAAGATGGGACCGTAGAGTTTTATGTGAACAACCAAAAGGTCAACACTTCAAGTTCAGGATCTTCGTTTGGTGAGTTAGCTTTAATGTATAATAGTCCGAGAGCAGCAACCGTTATAGCAGCCACAGACTGTGTTTTATGGGCTTTGGACAGACTAACTTTCagaagaattcttcttggaggctctttcaaaaagagaattcTATATGAcgatttgttgaagaatatcCCAATCTTGAAATCGCTCTCGACATACGATCGTGCAAAATTGGCAGACGCATTGGACACGGAGTATTACGAAGCCGGTGACGTTATCATCAAAGAAGGCGATACCGGTGAAAACTTCTACTTTATTGAATATGGTGAGGCAGAagtttccaaagaaaacCAAGGTGTTATAACAAAGTTGGGCAAAGGTGATTATTTCGGTGAAGTTGCTCTTTTGAACGACTTGCCAAGACAAGCTACAGTAACTGCTACGACAAGGACTAAAGTAGCCACTTTAGGCAAGAGCGGTTTCCAAAGACTATTGGGGCCTGTTGTTGACGTGTTGAAGCTAAACGACCCTACTAGATCAGATCATTAA